The nucleotide window AGTTTCTCTCGCGGCCGCTCCGCGTCTGGCCAGTCGGTGATAGGCATATTAGGAGTCTCTCAGTTGTTGTTGTATTTCTCTTCGAATGAGCAACCGGTTTTTAACATGGCTTAACCGGCAATGGCCATATGTTATGCGTCCGGGAAATTTCTGGATTGGCTGTTATCTACGGCTTCGATGATCCCGAAAGAGTTGCCGGATGCAGCAAGGATGGTGGAGTTGCTTAGTGTCATTTGCGACGCAATAGAATGACGTTCTATAAGCCCTGCATATTGCAGACCGGGCGTACCGAAAGGAGTGGTAGCCATGAGTGATGCCGTGATGGTGATCGACCGTATCCAAGGTGCGACGGAGCAACGTGTCCATGGAATTCGTCAGGACAACTGGCATTTGGTTCGCGCCAACGATGCCGCCAGCGCCCGGCACTTACTGATCGATCAGGACTTGGATGTCAAAGTGGTCGTGATCGATCTGAATGCCGTGGATGTCGGAGATGCGGCTGCGCTGATCGAATCCTCGCTGCGTATGACCGATCCACCGGTATGGGTCGTAATCGATGACGGTAGCTCGAGTGCCGAGACGGAAGAGCGAATCGATGCTTTGGATCCGTTTGCCATACTGAACCCCGACGTTCCCCTGAGCCGCCTCGGGGGAGCGATTCGTCGGGCGTTGGCGGAGTCGGATCGCAAACAGCGCAGTCGATCCTGCGATTCCGATATTGCCAAAAGACATCGGCCAGACGCGTTCCTCGGACGAAGCACCGCAGCGGTGGAGACGCGGGCGTTGTTGGAGAAGCTCGCCTCGATTCCGTTGAGTGCCTTACTCATAACGGGTGAGACTGGCACCGGTAAGAGTCTTGCGGCCCGTATCATTCATCACAGCGGACCGCGGCGTAACCAGCCGTTGGTGGAAATGAACTGCGCCGCCATCCCGGCGGATTTACTTGAATCGGAGTTATTCGGCTACGAGGCGGGGGCGTTTACCGGTGCCACCGGACGTCGCCGCGGTTTGCTGGAGCAAGCGCACCGCGGGACCCTGTTTCTGGACGAGATCGCCGAGATGGATCTCACCCACCAAACGAAGCTGCTCAAAGCGATCGAAGAGAAGTGTTTTCGTCGCTTGGGCGGTGAACGGGAGATCCAGGTTGACGTTCAGATTATTGCCGCCACCAATCGAGACCTGGCCAGCCAGGTGCAGGAAGGTGAGTTTCGCGCTGACCTCTATCACCGTCTTAACGTGTTCTCATTGCCTTTGCCGCCATTACGGAACCGGATCGAAGATCTGCAGGACCTCGTTCCGCCGATCATCGCTCACTACAACACCCAGGCCAACAAGCGGGTCAATCGGCTGGAAGAAAAGGGGTGGGAGAAGATTATGAACTACAGTTGGCCCGGCAACGTGCGTGAGTTGCGCAACGCATTGGAGCGGTGCGTGTTGCTGAGCGAGGGTGACACGCTCGCTCAGCAGTGGCTGCAGTTGGGCCACGACCATTTGCTGAGCCCGGGCGTCTCCGACAGCGGTTTCTTTATACCCATGGATGGCAGTTGCTCGTTGGAAGAAATCGAGCAGCGTATCCTTAACCACGCCCTGGAGAAAAACAACGGCAACATCGCCGCTACGGCGCGGATGCTGCAAACCACGCGCGATACCATCCGTTACCGCCTCACCAAAACCCTGCAGACCTGCGAGTAAGGGTTCCCTCCTGACCCACTCGGGTGAAATCCCCCATGCCATCGGGGGATTTCACCGTTTTCTTGCCTGAATAAAGTTAAAAGCTGCGATAAAACAATAGCTTGAGAGTATGGCACGCGTTCTGCATCCGAGAAGGTAAATGGTCGTCATGCCGATGGCCGGTTCACCAACCAAGGAGGAAATGATGAGTGAGAAAAGCGAATTCACTCAGCGCTATGAACAGCGAATGAATGATCTCCAAGCGAACATCGATCTGCTCGCCGAGAAGTACAAATCATCCCGAGAACAAGTCAGCGAAACATCTCGCCAGGAGCTTGAGGAGCTCAAGCGACAGCGTTCGCTCCTGAACGAAAAACTGGACGAAATAAAGCAATCGGCGGACGGCATGTGGAAGGAGGTCGCCGAAGGCGTGGACGAGGCCTGGAAGGATCTCTCCTCTCACCTTAAACAATTGCGCCATCGGTTCGAATAGGCCGCTGGCGTTCGGATGACACTTAATCAATCTGGAGAATTAACCCCATGACTATTTCATACAAGACCCTGATCGCCTCGTTGTTCGTCGCCAGCACGCTGGGGTTGGCTGGCTGCCAGAACGGTGAAGCCGAAGAAGACCTTAAAGAGGATGTCAAAGACGCTTGGGAAAAAGTGGAAGACACGGCCGATGACGTCGGCGACAAGCTCAAAGAGCCGTTTCAGAGCCCTGCTGAAGAGGCGGCAGAGGATGTAGGTGACGCCGCCGAGGAAGTCGGCGAAACCGTCGACGATGTCACCGATGAGGTGAAAGACGAAGTCGAAGAATTCAAAGACAAGAAATAGTTGGCCGAGCGTGCTGATTGCCTTCAACAAAGCGTCGCCTTTCGGGTTGGGCAAACCTGGGCCCGGAAGGCGGCGGGGATGAGAACCGATTAAAAAAGGATGAATGTTATGAAAAAACAAATGACGATTTTAGGTGCAACCTTGGCGCTGGGTGCAACTTCGCAGGCTGGATGGGCGCTGGATCGGGTGCAGCCCTACATTGGCGCCAGCTACGTTTACAGTAGCGTCGACGACGTGAAAATCGCCGGGGCCGACATTGACTTGGGCGAATTGGAAGATTTCGATCCCGATGAATTCGACGACAGCCGGAGCACCGGTAAAGCCGTGGCCGGGGTGCAAATCACGCCCTGGTTAGGCGTCGAAGCCCAATACATTTACCTTGGCGAATATGAGCAGTCCGGTTTTACGATCGACGGCGATGCCTACGGGGCGGCGGCCACGCTCACACTGCCGTTGGGTGACTATGTGGGTCTTTTCGTCAAGGGCGGTCAGCTGTGGTGGGATGTTGATGTCGAAGGGCCTGGTCCGCTGGATGCCAGCCGCGACGGTTCCAATATCTTCTATGGGGTCGGAGCCGACTTCATCCTGCACGAGCACTTCGTAATCCGCACCGAGTACGAGCGTATCCCGATCGACAAGGATGAGTTCGAAGCCAACATCGATCTCCTGTCGCTAGGGCTTCAGTTCCGGTTCTAGCCGGGTGTCCGACTAGGCCTGGTTTGCCGCCGAGCATGAGTCTCAAAGCCGCTTGGCGGCCAGCCGGCTCGTCTTATTCCGTCTTTCGGTGATCTCAACTGCAGGCGAATCGCCAACGGGTTTTGTCGTTATATGGTCCGACCTGGCTCGGCCAACGATTGCTTTCGCTGCGCCGCGTCTGGCAAGGGCAGGTGCTTTGCGCTAGCATGGCCACGCCCTGACTGTCGGGTTTTAAGTGGTATCGGGCAATGAGCCAATCCCTTTTCAACCGCCGCATTCTGCTGGGCGTCACCGGCGGTATCGCCGCGTACAAAACGGCCGATTTGGTCCGTCGGCTCCGCGAGGCCGGGGCGGAGGTTCGGGTCGTGATGACCCCCGCCGCCACCGCTTTCATCACCCCGCTAACGCTCCAGGCGGTCAGTGGTCACCCCGTGCGGACCGAGCTGATGGATCCTTCCGCCGAAGCGGCTATGGGCCATATCGAGCTGGCGCGCTGGGCCGATACGGTGCTCATCGCGCCGGCCAGTGCTGATTTTCTAGCCAGAGTCGCGCATGGTTTTGCCGACGATTTGCTCTCCACAGTCTGTCTTGCTACCGCGGCGCCGATCGTGCTGGCACCGGCGATGAATCATTTGATGTGGCAAAACTCGGCTACCCAGAGCAACGTTGCAGTATTACAAGGCCGTGGCGTCGTGCTACTGGGGCCGGCTTCGGGCGAGCAGGCTTGCGGTGAAGTCGGGCCGGGTCGGATGTTGGAGCCTGCCGAGATCGTCGCGGCTTTGGATAAAGCCAAAAGAAACGGTCCGCTGGAAAAACGGCGTGTCTTGATTACGGCCGGGCCGACGCGGGAGCCCATCGATCCTGTCCGTTACGTGACCAATCGCAGTTCCGGCAAAATGGGCTTCGCGATCGCTGCTGCTGCCGCCGCCGGTGGCGCCGAAGTGTCGCTGGTCAGTGGGCCGGTGCATATTCCCGTGCCCGCCGGGGTCGATTGTATATTTGTGGAAACGGCGGCACAAATGCATGGCGCGGTGCTGGAGCGATTAGAAAACTGCGATATTTTTATCGCGACTGCCGCTGTCGCCGACTACCGACCGAGCGAACCGGTTGGAAAGAAGATCAAGAAAGATCAGCCCGCTTTGCAATTGGAAATGTCGCGAACGCACGACATTCTCGCAGATGTCGCTTCGGAGAAATTCCCGCCATTTACCGTCGGTTTCGCTGCAGAAACGGACAATGTTGAGGCCTACGCCGAAGAGAAGCGGCGCCGCAAGGGCGTAGATATGATCGCCGCCAACCAGGTTGATGGCGGTGGGCTGGGATTCGAATCTGACGAGAATGCGTTGCATGTGTTCTGGGAAGGGGGGAGTAGCGCTCTGCCCCGGCAATCCAAACAAACGTTGGCGGTCGCCCTGATCGAGCTCATCGCCCAGCGCTACGTCTTGAAACAGCAGTCAAGCCAGTGAGGGTTCGACTTGGCCAAGGTTGAATTAAAAATTCTTGATGATCGCTTGGGAAAAGAGTTTCCCTTACCGGACTTCGCCACGGCCGGGTCGGCCGGGCTGGATCTTCGGGCATGTTTGGGTCGTCCGCTCGAACTAGAACCTGGTATGGCCGAGCTCATCCCTACCGGCATGGCGATTCATCTGGAAGATACCGGATTGGCCGCTATGATTTTGCCGCGGTCCGGTTTGGGGCATAAGCATGGCATCGTGTTGGGTAATTTGGTCGGGCTCATCGATTCCGACTATCAAGGACAGTTGTTTGTCTCTTGCTGGAATCGCGGTCAGACCGCTTTTACCGTCCAGCCTGGGGAGCGGATTGCACAACTGGTCGTGGTGCCTGTCGTGCGGCCAGAATTTGAAATCGTTGACGAATTTCGGCCCAGCGTGCGCGGTGAAGGGGGGTTTGGTCATACCGGCCGTCGCTGAACTTAACCCTGCCCTCTTTTTTCTATTTCCTTTAGCTCGCCTTTCAGGCTCCCCCGCTTTTTTCGCCGACCGCAGCCGGCCCGGAGCAGCCATCGCGCTTTAAGTTCACCTGGCAAGCGCCGATAAATCGCGTGGGTGAAGCTTGTGTGATTGAGCCTGATCGCACGACGGTGGATGAGTTTCCTCTACGAGGTAAAAGCGGGACGTTCCCCCGATTGGGCCGGTTCTGGGTGAATTTGATGGGATGAAAGGTTTTGCGCAATATCTAAACGGCAGTATTCG belongs to Pseudomonadota bacterium and includes:
- the coaBC gene encoding bifunctional phosphopantothenoylcysteine decarboxylase/phosphopantothenate--cysteine ligase CoaBC — encoded protein: MSQSLFNRRILLGVTGGIAAYKTADLVRRLREAGAEVRVVMTPAATAFITPLTLQAVSGHPVRTELMDPSAEAAMGHIELARWADTVLIAPASADFLARVAHGFADDLLSTVCLATAAPIVLAPAMNHLMWQNSATQSNVAVLQGRGVVLLGPASGEQACGEVGPGRMLEPAEIVAALDKAKRNGPLEKRRVLITAGPTREPIDPVRYVTNRSSGKMGFAIAAAAAAGGAEVSLVSGPVHIPVPAGVDCIFVETAAQMHGAVLERLENCDIFIATAAVADYRPSEPVGKKIKKDQPALQLEMSRTHDILADVASEKFPPFTVGFAAETDNVEAYAEEKRRRKGVDMIAANQVDGGGLGFESDENALHVFWEGGSSALPRQSKQTLAVALIELIAQRYVLKQQSSQ
- a CDS encoding sigma-54 dependent transcriptional regulator, translated to MSDAVMVIDRIQGATEQRVHGIRQDNWHLVRANDAASARHLLIDQDLDVKVVVIDLNAVDVGDAAALIESSLRMTDPPVWVVIDDGSSSAETEERIDALDPFAILNPDVPLSRLGGAIRRALAESDRKQRSRSCDSDIAKRHRPDAFLGRSTAAVETRALLEKLASIPLSALLITGETGTGKSLAARIIHHSGPRRNQPLVEMNCAAIPADLLESELFGYEAGAFTGATGRRRGLLEQAHRGTLFLDEIAEMDLTHQTKLLKAIEEKCFRRLGGEREIQVDVQIIAATNRDLASQVQEGEFRADLYHRLNVFSLPLPPLRNRIEDLQDLVPPIIAHYNTQANKRVNRLEEKGWEKIMNYSWPGNVRELRNALERCVLLSEGDTLAQQWLQLGHDHLLSPGVSDSGFFIPMDGSCSLEEIEQRILNHALEKNNGNIAATARMLQTTRDTIRYRLTKTLQTCE
- the dut gene encoding dUTP diphosphatase yields the protein MAKVELKILDDRLGKEFPLPDFATAGSAGLDLRACLGRPLELEPGMAELIPTGMAIHLEDTGLAAMILPRSGLGHKHGIVLGNLVGLIDSDYQGQLFVSCWNRGQTAFTVQPGERIAQLVVVPVVRPEFEIVDEFRPSVRGEGGFGHTGRR
- a CDS encoding porin family protein, whose translation is MKKQMTILGATLALGATSQAGWALDRVQPYIGASYVYSSVDDVKIAGADIDLGELEDFDPDEFDDSRSTGKAVAGVQITPWLGVEAQYIYLGEYEQSGFTIDGDAYGAAATLTLPLGDYVGLFVKGGQLWWDVDVEGPGPLDASRDGSNIFYGVGADFILHEHFVIRTEYERIPIDKDEFEANIDLLSLGLQFRF